The following proteins are encoded in a genomic region of Planococcus lenghuensis:
- a CDS encoding NADPH-dependent FMN reductase gives MTKLNIGIILGSTREGRLSPQVGQWVKEIADQRGDANYTVIDIADYKLPLLGEPEGDASGAAAWSEVIAKQDGFVFIVQEYNHSITGALKNALDYLRDEWNNKAAGIVSYGSVGGARAAEHLRGILGELLVADVRVHPALSLFTDFENMAEFKPADVQADSVGQMLDQLIDWSAALKTIPTRKEKETADVQ, from the coding sequence ATGACAAAACTCAACATCGGCATCATTTTAGGATCCACACGCGAAGGGCGCCTCAGCCCGCAAGTCGGCCAGTGGGTAAAAGAAATCGCGGATCAGCGCGGTGATGCAAATTATACAGTGATCGATATCGCGGATTATAAATTGCCGCTTCTCGGTGAGCCGGAGGGCGACGCATCAGGCGCCGCTGCCTGGTCTGAAGTCATTGCCAAACAGGACGGCTTCGTCTTCATCGTCCAGGAATACAACCACTCCATTACAGGAGCATTGAAGAATGCGCTCGATTACCTGCGTGATGAATGGAACAATAAAGCGGCAGGCATTGTGTCGTATGGCTCGGTCGGCGGTGCGCGTGCAGCAGAGCATCTCCGCGGCATCCTCGGCGAATTGCTGGTTGCTGATGTGCGGGTGCATCCGGCCCTGTCCCTGTTCACGGATTTTGAAAATATGGCTGAATTCAAGCCGGCGGATGTCCAGGCGGATTCAGTCGGACAGATGCTTGATCAGCTGATTGACTGGTCGGCGGCTCTAAAAACGATTCCGACTCGCAAAGAAAAGGAAACAGCGGACGTCCAGTAA
- the ltrA gene encoding group II intron reverse transcriptase/maturase codes for MYQESKEGKSLNGLYEVIINDQTIITAIHDIKSNKGSMTAGIDNKTINHFLQMPREKLIRTVRRAMENYNPQPARRKHIPKGNTGKTRPLGIPTMLDRIIQQCIKIVIEPIIEAKLYEHSYGFRPYRSTHHAIARVAHLINIGRYEYVIEGDIKGYFDNIDHAVLMRKLHKIGIIDKRVLALIKKMLKSGIIEEDFKFHDTDKGTPQGGIISPILANVYLNDFDWTVSSRYENPYFADEFSNVKNARRKFRKVGRQPVFLVRYADDWVIFTKTKEQAEKQLEYLKRYFKAKLNLELSEEKTVITDLKENRMKFLGFQVELAKPRKSIGRTGNAKKHELYARILPDMKKVRTKTAEILKDIKQIRRTQCDYQKAVIIEKVNSKIVGLSEYYKTAVWTEIFDSLDHKVFVTSHYTWKKLYRNQNNGKNKAKLKRYSELSNRRKRHEGYTAETHAVEVEGEWVGITKFLHTKSEDPQCFNQNLTPYTVEGRELYYKNAKKNQSLNRLPLYDKNEDVFRIAKRNMLKSDKKNLRKYNFEFYMNREYAFNRDRGKCKVCAGDILPVELQCHHISPTLPLDEVNKITNLASLHKKCHELVHGTSVPEDTKIAKKVEKYRAKLIGDIS; via the coding sequence ATGTATCAAGAGTCCAAAGAGGGAAAATCCCTAAATGGATTGTATGAAGTCATTATTAATGACCAAACTATCATAACTGCAATACACGACATAAAGTCGAATAAGGGCAGTATGACAGCGGGCATTGATAATAAGACCATCAACCATTTTCTACAAATGCCCAGAGAGAAACTCATTCGGACGGTACGGAGAGCGATGGAGAACTATAATCCTCAACCCGCCAGAAGAAAACATATTCCGAAAGGAAATACGGGTAAAACTAGACCCCTCGGTATTCCAACTATGTTGGATAGAATCATCCAACAGTGCATTAAAATTGTTATAGAACCCATAATAGAGGCAAAACTCTACGAGCATAGTTACGGATTTAGACCTTACAGGTCTACACACCATGCTATCGCAAGAGTTGCTCATCTAATTAACATTGGGAGATATGAATACGTCATTGAAGGAGATATAAAAGGCTACTTCGATAATATTGACCATGCTGTGCTAATGCGTAAATTGCACAAAATTGGGATTATTGATAAACGCGTTCTCGCGTTAATCAAGAAAATGCTGAAATCGGGGATTATCGAGGAAGATTTCAAATTCCACGATACCGACAAAGGTACACCGCAAGGTGGTATTATCAGCCCTATTCTCGCAAATGTGTATTTGAACGATTTTGATTGGACTGTCTCCAGCAGGTATGAAAATCCATACTTTGCGGATGAATTCTCGAACGTCAAAAATGCTCGTAGGAAATTTCGGAAGGTAGGTAGGCAACCTGTATTTCTAGTTAGATACGCAGATGACTGGGTGATCTTCACGAAAACGAAAGAACAAGCCGAAAAGCAATTGGAGTATCTGAAAAGATACTTCAAGGCGAAATTGAATCTTGAACTTTCGGAAGAAAAGACTGTCATCACTGACCTTAAAGAAAATAGAATGAAATTTCTCGGCTTCCAAGTTGAATTGGCCAAACCTCGAAAGAGCATAGGCAGAACTGGAAATGCTAAGAAACATGAGTTATATGCCAGAATTCTACCTGATATGAAAAAGGTTAGAACAAAAACGGCAGAGATTCTAAAGGACATTAAGCAGATTAGGAGAACACAATGCGACTATCAGAAAGCTGTGATAATCGAGAAAGTGAACTCTAAAATCGTTGGTTTATCTGAATATTACAAGACAGCGGTCTGGACAGAAATTTTTGACTCCTTAGACCATAAAGTCTTCGTTACCAGTCACTACACGTGGAAGAAACTCTATCGCAACCAGAACAATGGTAAAAATAAAGCTAAACTGAAAAGATATTCCGAACTTTCTAACCGACGCAAGAGACACGAAGGCTATACCGCCGAAACTCATGCAGTGGAAGTAGAAGGAGAATGGGTTGGAATTACAAAATTCCTACACACGAAATCGGAAGACCCACAGTGCTTTAATCAGAATTTAACCCCTTATACGGTTGAAGGACGAGAACTTTACTACAAGAATGCGAAAAAGAATCAGAGTCTTAACAGACTCCCACTCTATGACAAGAACGAAGACGTATTCCGAATAGCCAAACGAAACATGCTGAAATCCGATAAAAAGAATCTTAGAAAGTATAACTTTGAATTCTATATGAACAGGGAATATGCGTTCAACAGAGATAGAGGAAAATGTAAAGTATGTGCCGGCGATATTTTACCAGTGGAGCTACAATGCCACCATATCAGCCCTACCTTACCACTCGACGAAGTAAACAAAATTACTAATCTCGCTAGCCTCCACAAGAAATGTCATGAACTAGTACATGGCACTTCCGTGCCGGAGGACACAAAAATAGCGAAGAAAGTCGAGAAATACAGAGCGAAACTCATAGGTGACATTAGCTAA